CGAGGACGGCGCGGACCTGGCCATGGGTTCCCGCTGGGTGCCCGGTGGCAGCGTGGTCAACTGGCCGCTCTACCGGCAGGCCATCTCTCGGATCGGCAGCACGTATGCCCGGCTTATGCTCGGTATCCGGATCAATGACGTGACTGGCGGCTACCGTGCGTTCCGCCGCACCACCCTGGAGAAACTCAACCTGGACCTGGTGGACTCAGTGGGCTACGGATTCCAGGTGGATCTCGCCTGGCGGGTCGCCAAAATGGGCCTCAAGATTGTGGAACGTCCCATCACGTTCGTGGAGCGCGAACTCGGTGCGTCCAAGATGAGCGGCAACATCGTGGTGGAAGCAATGATCAATGTGACCAAGTGGGGGCTCACAGCCCGCTGGAACAAGCTCACTGGCCGTAGCTCGGCCGCTTCGTAGACTGCCGGCCCGCATACCGGGACTGCAAAAGGGCCGGGCCGGCAACCTCAAGTGAGGTTGCCGGCCCGGCCCTTTGCGTTCGGATTACCGAAGGCGGGTTACCGCGTGCGGATTACCTTGTTCGGACTAGGCGGAGCGCCGTTCGCCGCGGCGTTCCCGCAGAATCGTGAGACGGTCTTCGAGGATCTGCTCCAGCTCAGGCAGTGAGCGGCGTTCCAGGAGCATGTCCCAGTGCGTTCGCACCGCTTTCTCGTTGCTGTTGATCGGGCGTTCGCCATCAACAAGCAAGGCTTCCTTGCCGGTCTTCGAAACCCACACGGGGGGAATCTCAGCTTCGGAGGAGAAGGTAACGAAGACCTGCTCGCCGTCCTCGCAACGGTACTCAACCCGCTGGCGTGGAGCCGGCTCAACACCGGATTCGGTCTCCATGCTCTGTGCGCCAAGACGCATGCCCCGGAGGCTGCGATCGCTCATGATTTCTCCCTTTGGTCGGTTCGCGGAATCGTACTCCGCGCTAGCCGGGGCAGCTCACGCCACGGACTACTGTTTGCACTACGCTGCATCACTAGATGCAACGCTCTGCCAAGCCTTAATGTTCCGGCAGGTCTGAACCGGCCGGACAAATATCCCATTATACGGGCATCGTTCCCTGCTCGTAAAGCTGGCTCCGGCCCGTGCACCTGCCAGGCGCCCGGGCGCGGCCCTTTCGCCGATTCTACGGACAAATGGAAGGGGAGGCAGCCGCGTTGCGGCTACCTCCCTGCTCAATGGATTGCGGCTCTCGCCTAGAGCGGCTGCGCACCGCCCGTGGGTGCGGAGTCTTCCCGCGTGGAGTCCTTGTCGCCGTCGAACAGGCCACCGGAGCGCGGATCCGGATTCGTGCCGCCCAGGGCGTTGCCGATGCCCTTAAGGGCCTCGCCGACTTCGCTCGGGATGATCCAGAGTTTGTTGGACGAACCCTCGGCAAGCTTGGGCAGGGTCTGCAGGTACTGGTACGCCAGCAGCTTCTGGTCCGGGTTGCCCTTGTGGATGGCGTCGAACACCTTCTGGATGGCCTGGGCTTCGCCGTCGGCCCGGAGGATGGCGGCCTTGGCATCGCCTTCGGCCTTGAGGATCGAGGACTGGCGCTGGCCTTCCGCGGTCAGGATGGCCGACTGCTTGGTGCCCTCCGCGGTCAGGATGGCGGCGCGGCGGTCACGCTCTGCGCGCATCTGCTTCTCCATCGAATCCTGGATGGAGTGGGGCGGATCAATCGCTTTAAGCTCAACCCGGGAAACCCGGATGCCCCAGCGCCCGGTGGCCTCGTCCAGGACGCCGCGGAGCTGGCCGTTGATCTGGTCGCGGGAGGTCAGCGCCTCTTCCAGGTTCAGGCCACCGACGACGTTGCGGAGCGTGGTGGTGGTGAGCTGTTCGACGGCCTGGATGTAGTTGGCGATTTCATAGGTGGCCGCCCGCGCGTCAGTGACCTGGAAGTACACCACCGTGTCGATTGAGACGACCAGGTTGTCCTCGGTGATGACCGGCTGCGGGGGGAAGGACACGACCTGTTCGCGGAGATCCAGGAGCGGCAGCAGCCGGTCCACGAACGGGATCAGGATGGTCAGGCCGGGAAGCAGGGTCCGCTGGTACTTGCCGAGCCGTTCCACGACGCCGGCCCGGGCCTGCGGGACGATCCGCACCGACCGGACCAGCACGATTATTACGAACGCAACAAGAACCAGCAGCACGATAGCGACTGCAGTATTCATACATCACCTATTCCCCAGTTATGTGGTTTTGCTATGTTTGCGGCGGTCTCCCGCCGCCTGCCCGGCGCCAGCAATGGCTGCCGGAAGAATGACTGCTGCCGGACCTATTGGACGGCCGTTTCGGGCTGCGGTACGACGACGGCGGTGGCACCCTCGATGGCCGACACCACTACGCGCTGGCCGGCGTTCAGGACGCCGTTTTCGGACCGGGCGCTCCAGACGTCGCCGCCGATCTTCACCAGCCCGGAGGATGTGCTGACGGTCTCCATGACCAGTGCGGATTCGCCGATCAGGCGGTCAACGTTTGTGCGCTGGTCCGCGGGTCCCTTCCGCAGGTGCTTTAGGGCTACGGGCCGAACGAAGGCGATCATCAGGAGGGAGACCACGCAGAAGACCACAATCTGAAGCCAGAGGTCCGCGCCGGCAAAATCAGCCAGCAGCCCGGCCAGTGCACCGCCGCCGAGCATGATGAAAAAGAGATCCAGCGTCAGCATCTCTACGACGGCAAATGCCAGGAATACGGTGAGCCACAATGCCCACCAGTTCTCGCCTAACCACTCAAACATGCGTTTCCCCCTTGGCCCCCGGAGCCGCGAAAGCAGGCCCTCAGTTACTGTTCTTCCATCCTAGACCGAAGCCGCAGGGCGTAGGAGGGGGCCGTCCGGCCCGGCCCCGAATTGGCCAAGTCGTTATCTGGACGGTTGATCCCGGGGTTCAAATACGCTGATCCGGAAACGCGCCGTGACCTTGGTCAGCGGTGGCAGCCCGGCAGTGATTGCGCCCAGGGCTGACGGGTCCAGGTGGTGGCCGGCCGGTCCCATCAGGGCCAGGTTTCCGACGTCGGCGGCCGGCAGCGAGAGTTCCAGGTCAAGCTCCTGCGCGGAAAGCGGTTCGAAGTGATCCTGCAATGATGCTGCCAGGCGCTCCTCCTTGGCCGGTTCGATTCCGAGCATCCCGGTCTGCCCGGCGACTTCGGCCAGATGGCCCGGACGCGGGGTCACAATGATCAGCCGCCCGCCGGGGCGGAGTACCCTGGCGAATTCCGGTGCGTTCCTGGGGGCGAAAACCACCGTAACGACGTCGACGGCGGCGTCTGCCACCGGGAGGGGCTGCCACACGTCGCTCACGATGGTCGCGGCGTCGGGATTCATCCGGGCAGCCCGCCGCAGTGCGAACTTGGAAATGTCCAAGCCTATGGCTAATGCGGGAGCCACCGTCAGAAGTGTCTTAAGGTAGTGTCCCGTTCCTGTTCCCGCATCCAGGACGGCGGGCTGCGGCCCTTTCAGCGCGGGGGCTGCCAGCTCGGCCAGTGCGTCGGCGAGGCCCTGGTAATGCCCGCCGGAGAGGAAGTCGGAGCGGGCCGCCACCATGGCGGAAGTGTCCGCCTCGAAGACGGTTCCCTTGCCCACCAGAAAATTGAAATAGCCCTGCCTGGCAGCGTCAAAGCTGTGGCCGTCAGGGCAGGCCAACCTGCTACCGCCGGCGTGAAGGGCGAGCGTGTTCCGGCAGACGGGGCACAGCAGGGAACGGGCGGCGTCGGGAAGCATGCATCCAATCCTAGGGCTGCGTCGCCGGCCGGCCCGCACCCGGGACGGCCCGCACCTGCCGGCGTGCACGCGATCTGCTGCCCCGGACCGCCGGCCCGCAAACGCGGGGAGTGAGGTGTTTCACAGCCCGAGCCTAAGCGGTTAGGCTCACAAGCGTGAAACCCGAACATCTGCCCCTGCTGAAATCCGTGTCCGCCCCTGCCGTCCATCCTGACGGCAGCCGGGCGGTGGTGTCCGTGATCCGTCCCGAGTTCGACGCCGATACCTACGTGGGCCAGCTCTGGAATGTGCCGCTGGATCCGGAAAAGCTGCCGCGCCGCCTCACCCGCGGCTTCCGCGACACTGCGCCCGCGTTTTCGCCTGACGGCCTGGTGCTGGCATTCCTGCGCGCAAATGCGGAAGGAAAGCCGCAGCTCTACGTTGTGGAGGCTGGCGGCGGCGAACCCCAGCAGCTGACCGACGCCAAACTGGGTGTCTCCTCCTTTTCCTGGTCACCGGACTCGCACAGCATCGTATTCGGCGCCAGGACGCCCGACGACGGCCGCTACGGAACGGTGGACGGCGTCTCCGCCGGCGGCGAGGACGCCCGTCTCATCACCGACTACAAATACAGGATGAACGGGGTCGGCTACACGGCGGACAAACCCCTGCAGCTGTACATCGTGGACGTCCCTGAGCTGGACGACGAGCCCCGGGTTGCGCCCGCCGGCCGCGCACTGAAAGCGCGCAGGGCCGAAGGGATGAGCTCCGGAGAGGCAGTCGGCACCAGCGTCGCCCCGGCGGACGCCCTGGTCCCGCCGGCAAGGCAGCTGACGTTCGCAGCGACGGACCACAGCGGTGAATCGTTCAGTGCGAACGGCCAGTCCGTGTACTTCGTTGCCTCCCTTCACGAGGCAAGCGACCGGGACCTGGAATCCGGCGTCTACCGGGTTCCCACCGGTGGCGGGCAACCGGAGCCGGTCAAGGCTGCCAACAACGGCCGGCAGACAGTGGGAGCGGCCCGCGAGTCCCGGAATGGGAAATGGCTGTTCTTCACGGCCCAGGATCTTGGCGCGTCAGGGCAGGACTTCGTGGCCAGGAGCACCGCCCTGTACGTGATGCCCGCCGGGGGCGGCGATGCCACCGTACTGAGCGACGTCGAAACGATGGACCTTGCCGGGAACGGTGACAGCCTGGAACTCCGCGGCCCCGACTCGGTGCTCCTGCTCAACACTGCCCAGGGCACTGTGGAGCTGCTGGAGTTCGGTGCCACCGGCAACCACCAGCTGCTGGTTCACGGGGACCGGGTGGTCACAGGTGCCGGGTCGGCAGCAGGGTCCCTGGTCGTCAGTTTCGCGGACGCAGC
This genomic window from Arthrobacter sp. 24S4-2 contains:
- a CDS encoding NfeD family protein — its product is MFEWLGENWWALWLTVFLAFAVVEMLTLDLFFIMLGGGALAGLLADFAGADLWLQIVVFCVVSLLMIAFVRPVALKHLRKGPADQRTNVDRLIGESALVMETVSTSSGLVKIGGDVWSARSENGVLNAGQRVVVSAIEGATAVVVPQPETAVQ
- a CDS encoding S9 family peptidase, encoding MKPEHLPLLKSVSAPAVHPDGSRAVVSVIRPEFDADTYVGQLWNVPLDPEKLPRRLTRGFRDTAPAFSPDGLVLAFLRANAEGKPQLYVVEAGGGEPQQLTDAKLGVSSFSWSPDSHSIVFGARTPDDGRYGTVDGVSAGGEDARLITDYKYRMNGVGYTADKPLQLYIVDVPELDDEPRVAPAGRALKARRAEGMSSGEAVGTSVAPADALVPPARQLTFAATDHSGESFSANGQSVYFVASLHEASDRDLESGVYRVPTGGGQPEPVKAANNGRQTVGAARESRNGKWLFFTAQDLGASGQDFVARSTALYVMPAGGGDATVLSDVETMDLAGNGDSLELRGPDSVLLLNTAQGTVELLEFGATGNHQLLVHGDRVVTGAGSAAGSLVVSFADAATAGDLAALEDGQLRLLTDFSAELRLQADIIEPEELTFDSTDGYPVHGWLVLPPGKGPHPVLLSIHGGPFSQYTVALFDEAQVYAAAGYAVLMCNPRGSAGYGQAHGRSIKEKMGTVDMQDVLAFLDGALDKFRELDGDALGIMGGSYGGYLTAWTISQDHRFKAAIVERGFLDPVSFIGSSDIGWFFGGEYTGSSAEQMAAQSPMATVRNVTTPSLVIHSEEDLRCPVEQGQRYFTALKQQGVDAAFLVFPGENHELSRSGTPHHRRQRFEEILSWWARYLPTTANPTG
- a CDS encoding RNA polymerase-binding protein RbpA — its product is MSDRSLRGMRLGAQSMETESGVEPAPRQRVEYRCEDGEQVFVTFSSEAEIPPVWVSKTGKEALLVDGERPINSNEKAVRTHWDMLLERRSLPELEQILEDRLTILRERRGERRSA
- a CDS encoding SPFH domain-containing protein, which encodes MNTAVAIVLLVLVAFVIIVLVRSVRIVPQARAGVVERLGKYQRTLLPGLTILIPFVDRLLPLLDLREQVVSFPPQPVITEDNLVVSIDTVVYFQVTDARAATYEIANYIQAVEQLTTTTLRNVVGGLNLEEALTSRDQINGQLRGVLDEATGRWGIRVSRVELKAIDPPHSIQDSMEKQMRAERDRRAAILTAEGTKQSAILTAEGQRQSSILKAEGDAKAAILRADGEAQAIQKVFDAIHKGNPDQKLLAYQYLQTLPKLAEGSSNKLWIIPSEVGEALKGIGNALGGTNPDPRSGGLFDGDKDSTREDSAPTGGAQPL
- a CDS encoding polyprenol monophosphomannose synthase → MRVLTIIPTYNELESLPKTLARLRAAVPASDVLVVDDNSPDGTGQLADGIAAADSQVHVLHRQGKAGLGAAYIAGFKWGLAAGYDVLVEMDADGSHQPEQLQQLLDAVEDGADLAMGSRWVPGGSVVNWPLYRQAISRIGSTYARLMLGIRINDVTGGYRAFRRTTLEKLNLDLVDSVGYGFQVDLAWRVAKMGLKIVERPITFVERELGASKMSGNIVVEAMINVTKWGLTARWNKLTGRSSAAS
- a CDS encoding methyltransferase domain-containing protein, producing MLPDAARSLLCPVCRNTLALHAGGSRLACPDGHSFDAARQGYFNFLVGKGTVFEADTSAMVAARSDFLSGGHYQGLADALAELAAPALKGPQPAVLDAGTGTGHYLKTLLTVAPALAIGLDISKFALRRAARMNPDAATIVSDVWQPLPVADAAVDVVTVVFAPRNAPEFARVLRPGGRLIIVTPRPGHLAEVAGQTGMLGIEPAKEERLAASLQDHFEPLSAQELDLELSLPAADVGNLALMGPAGHHLDPSALGAITAGLPPLTKVTARFRISVFEPRDQPSR